The following coding sequences are from one bacterium SCSIO 12741 window:
- a CDS encoding cupin-like domain-containing protein: protein MALDINNPIDRVEGISREEFQRDYMRPQRPCVIPNFYGEDAVFYTQWTIPYFKEVLGDIQVGVYDSEESTRKDDRSYKKTSDFMRFGDYLELLEAGPTSKRLFLFNIFKHMPALKKDFRFPKITPGVVRSLPLVFFGGTGAHTRIHQDMDMSNVFLTELQGRKKVIVFDPQYSDLLYRLPFGVHSSVDILNPDYERFPGLEKVKGYSTTLGPRDTIFMPSGWWHDIHYLEPSIGMAMRSLGTVKQKMEGLYYVGLLTHLDDLFRKVSGEAWYKTKVNIANKRAERALIKENASQ, encoded by the coding sequence ATGGCCCTCGATATCAATAATCCTATTGACCGCGTTGAAGGCATTTCACGAGAAGAATTTCAACGCGACTACATGCGTCCGCAGCGCCCCTGTGTGATTCCTAACTTCTATGGAGAAGATGCGGTATTCTATACCCAATGGACGATCCCCTATTTTAAGGAAGTATTGGGTGACATACAAGTGGGAGTATACGACTCAGAAGAATCGACTCGAAAAGACGATCGCTCCTACAAGAAAACTTCAGACTTCATGCGATTTGGTGATTACCTGGAGTTGTTGGAAGCCGGACCTACCAGCAAGCGGTTGTTTTTGTTCAACATATTCAAGCACATGCCTGCTTTGAAAAAAGACTTTCGGTTTCCGAAAATCACTCCAGGTGTGGTTAGAAGCCTTCCTCTGGTATTCTTTGGTGGAACGGGTGCCCATACCCGCATTCATCAGGACATGGATATGAGCAACGTATTTCTCACCGAACTTCAAGGGCGAAAAAAAGTTATTGTTTTTGATCCCCAATATTCCGACCTGCTCTATCGCCTGCCTTTTGGAGTACACAGTTCTGTAGACATATTAAACCCTGATTATGAACGCTTTCCTGGTCTGGAAAAAGTAAAAGGATATTCCACGACACTGGGACCCAGAGACACCATTTTCATGCCTTCTGGTTGGTGGCACGATATTCATTACCTGGAGCCTTCCATTGGTATGGCTATGCGTTCCTTAGGAACCGTCAAGCAAAAAATGGAAGGATTGTATTACGTTGGATTACTCACCCATCTCGATGATCTATTCCGAAAGGTATCGGGAGAAGCCTGGTATAAAACCAAAGTAAACATTGCCAACAAAAGAGCTGAACGGGCTCTGATCAAGGAAAATGCGTCCCAATAA
- a CDS encoding tetratricopeptide repeat protein, translating into MSSDPDNEYFSDGITEEIINALTKIKSLKVIARTSSFAFKNQHMDVREIGKQLGVQSVLEGSVRKAQNQLRITAQLIDVSDGTHIWSQIFDREMTNIFALQDEISLLIADQLRENFGHFDVQDHLVTAPTLSLEAYNFYLKGRYHHLKWNRADLLLGIEYYKESIQLDPTFSLPYFGAGLCSGICASWGFIPYEQGMQDAQEYLEKVMQLDEDSYLGYFALATISLWGNWNFEQAYREVNKSIQLNPAFTDALEALAELHLALGQFEQAQENCQKAIELNPLSANHYYTQGMIHYLMGHFDKAIASMEASLKVDSEFALAIEVIVACNIQLGDYQALNRFLLSRPQVEEPTKCRALFQLIHPNEPVDVNLEEVRDQVNASAASLINWDLYLQVHMGNHELALEILEKAIAVRSGQLINFNNDPFLTPLHKLDKFQQLLTQVYPGSFDWQNEALKPVVEVSTKASVLSKDELEKHLASIQQALVEEKLYLDPSLNLKQLAQEINLHPNKLSWLINEKFGKNFNEYINEYRLHAFKEMALDASNNHLTLLGMAYESGFNSKSVFNSFFKKREGTTPKNWLKEQAD; encoded by the coding sequence ATGAGTTCGGATCCGGATAACGAGTATTTCAGCGATGGAATTACCGAAGAGATTATAAATGCGCTCACCAAGATTAAGAGCCTCAAAGTAATTGCCCGTACTTCTTCTTTTGCTTTCAAGAACCAGCACATGGACGTGAGGGAGATTGGCAAGCAGCTTGGTGTACAATCGGTTTTGGAAGGTAGTGTTAGGAAGGCACAGAATCAATTGCGTATTACAGCCCAGCTCATTGATGTTTCGGATGGGACGCATATTTGGTCACAGATCTTTGATCGGGAAATGACCAATATTTTTGCCCTCCAAGATGAGATAAGTCTCCTCATCGCTGATCAGCTCCGGGAAAATTTCGGGCATTTTGATGTACAGGATCATTTGGTCACTGCACCTACGCTGAGCCTTGAGGCCTACAATTTTTACTTAAAAGGTCGTTACCATCACCTCAAGTGGAATCGAGCTGATTTGCTTTTGGGTATTGAGTATTACAAGGAAAGCATTCAGCTGGACCCGACTTTTTCCCTCCCTTATTTTGGAGCAGGATTGTGTTCTGGTATTTGTGCCTCCTGGGGATTTATTCCTTACGAGCAAGGTATGCAAGATGCCCAAGAATACCTGGAAAAGGTGATGCAGTTGGACGAAGACTCTTACCTGGGCTATTTTGCTTTGGCAACCATTAGCCTATGGGGAAATTGGAATTTTGAGCAAGCCTATCGGGAGGTGAATAAGTCCATTCAGTTGAATCCCGCTTTTACCGATGCACTTGAGGCCTTAGCCGAGTTACACTTGGCTTTGGGACAATTTGAACAAGCTCAGGAAAACTGCCAAAAAGCCATTGAGTTGAATCCCTTATCGGCCAATCATTATTATACCCAGGGGATGATCCATTACCTCATGGGACATTTTGATAAAGCCATTGCCAGCATGGAGGCTTCGCTAAAGGTAGATTCTGAATTTGCCTTGGCTATTGAGGTTATCGTAGCTTGTAACATACAATTGGGCGATTACCAGGCGCTCAACCGTTTTCTCTTAAGTCGGCCACAAGTGGAGGAACCTACCAAATGCCGAGCCTTGTTTCAACTCATCCATCCCAACGAGCCGGTGGATGTGAACCTGGAAGAGGTGAGGGATCAAGTCAATGCAAGTGCAGCCAGTTTGATCAATTGGGATTTGTACCTACAGGTGCACATGGGCAACCACGAGTTGGCCCTGGAAATTTTGGAAAAGGCCATTGCCGTAAGATCCGGGCAGTTGATCAATTTCAACAATGATCCTTTTTTGACGCCGTTGCACAAGCTGGATAAGTTTCAGCAACTCTTAACGCAGGTGTATCCCGGTTCCTTTGACTGGCAAAACGAAGCACTAAAACCAGTGGTGGAGGTTTCGACCAAGGCATCGGTGCTCTCCAAGGATGAATTGGAAAAACACTTAGCTTCGATCCAACAGGCGTTGGTGGAGGAGAAGTTGTATTTGGATCCGTCTCTCAATTTGAAGCAATTGGCCCAGGAAATAAACCTTCACCCTAATAAGCTTTCCTGGTTGATCAACGAGAAGTTTGGCAAAAACTTTAATGAATACATCAACGAGTATCGTCTCCATGCTTTTAAGGAGATGGCCCTTGATGCAAGCAACAACCACCTGACCTTATTAGGAATGGCTTACGAAAGTGGTTTTAATTCCAAATCGGTTTTCAACTCCTTCTTTAAGAAGAGGGAAGGTACTACTCCTAAAAACTGGCTAAAGGAACAGGCTGATTAA
- a CDS encoding beta-lactamase family protein gives MKSILLSNLLIAGLILLAPSCKKKDQNITTTDELSEALTEIHDFSQVPGFAVSVVKDNQLVYQQSFGSANLEQRSAFTNQTSLPIGSISKTFIGIAVIRAIEEGYFTLETDINSILPFTVRNPKNPEAIIRVKHLVTHTSGLMDNQQMYLKAYYQLPDDKGNGAGAEALKSAMGMQMRDGVSLEEYLRSYYLPNGKYYSLDNFSSEQPGSKWRYSNVASSLCAFLVESATEMPFKEYVKTKVLAPLSMSSSSYYIENQNPNQLATLYWDRKTPLPPYANDSYPDGSLYTTNDDLAKYLLEMVNQGSKVLQSNESYNQLFKPQLASGVVPASMAQNQGTFWFINDQQLTHDGGDPGISCHLEFNQRTGFGYLILTNMDASTPDHKSEFHQFLRQVRFSLDQFSRN, from the coding sequence ATGAAATCTATACTACTTTCTAATCTTTTGATTGCCGGGCTGATTCTTTTGGCCCCGTCCTGTAAGAAAAAGGACCAAAACATTACTACAACCGATGAGTTGAGTGAAGCCTTAACTGAAATCCATGATTTTTCGCAGGTCCCCGGATTTGCTGTTTCCGTGGTGAAGGATAACCAATTGGTTTACCAGCAGTCTTTTGGAAGCGCCAATTTGGAACAGCGATCAGCCTTTACCAACCAGACCTCTTTACCCATTGGATCAATAAGCAAAACCTTTATTGGAATTGCAGTAATCAGAGCCATTGAAGAGGGCTACTTTACCTTGGAGACGGATATAAACTCCATTCTACCCTTTACAGTTAGAAACCCTAAAAATCCGGAGGCGATTATTCGGGTAAAGCATTTGGTGACCCATACATCAGGACTGATGGATAATCAGCAGATGTATTTGAAGGCTTATTACCAATTGCCCGATGATAAAGGAAATGGGGCCGGAGCTGAAGCCTTGAAATCGGCCATGGGTATGCAAATGCGCGATGGAGTTTCTCTGGAGGAATACCTCAGGAGCTATTACCTCCCCAATGGGAAGTACTATAGCTTGGATAATTTCAGCTCGGAGCAACCCGGGAGTAAGTGGAGATATTCTAATGTGGCCAGTTCGTTGTGTGCCTTTTTGGTGGAGTCCGCTACGGAAATGCCCTTTAAGGAGTATGTGAAAACCAAGGTATTGGCGCCTTTGTCCATGTCTTCCAGTTCATACTATATCGAGAATCAGAATCCCAATCAATTGGCTACCCTTTATTGGGATAGGAAAACACCTTTACCTCCTTATGCAAACGATTCATATCCGGATGGAAGCTTGTATACCACCAACGACGACTTAGCCAAATACCTGCTTGAAATGGTTAATCAAGGCTCTAAGGTACTTCAGTCTAACGAGTCTTATAATCAACTTTTTAAACCTCAATTGGCTTCTGGAGTGGTCCCGGCATCGATGGCACAAAACCAAGGCACGTTCTGGTTTATTAACGATCAGCAGCTCACTCACGACGGGGGAGACCCAGGTATTTCCTGTCACCTTGAGTTTAACCAACGCACCGGATTTGGGTATCTCATTCTTACCAATATGGACGCGTCAACGCCAGATCATAAATCGGAGTTCCACCAATTTCTTCGTCAGGTTCGGTTTTCTCTGGATCAATTTTCAAGAAACTAA
- a CDS encoding PorT family protein, giving the protein MKRLPFYFLFVLLIALISSGELQAQKLTVGLRAGTSVFKVHNEDINSKTKFTSGLAFAVPIDIQLNKRFSLQPEIAFVQKGVRFENHWETDVRTTDVKTNYLEIPVLFKANFGKNRLKGHVFLGPSFGYATNRYTVKQIGDADKKINGVSFIDGPGAKSKRFEMNVVGGVGASFQCGPGSILLDARYSLGLTDNTKFKGEKPGVWSKTTNRGMTFSLGYSVPLSFMPWAHR; this is encoded by the coding sequence ATGAAACGTTTACCCTTTTACTTTCTCTTCGTTCTTCTAATTGCCCTGATATCTTCAGGAGAGCTTCAAGCTCAAAAACTTACGGTTGGTCTAAGAGCTGGAACCAGTGTGTTTAAAGTTCACAACGAAGACATTAACTCCAAGACTAAGTTTACTTCTGGGCTGGCCTTTGCCGTTCCTATTGACATTCAATTGAACAAACGATTCTCGCTTCAGCCCGAAATAGCCTTTGTTCAAAAAGGCGTTCGATTTGAGAATCACTGGGAAACCGACGTGCGAACCACGGACGTGAAAACCAATTACCTGGAAATACCGGTTTTGTTCAAAGCCAACTTCGGCAAGAACAGGCTGAAAGGTCACGTATTTTTGGGTCCAAGCTTCGGATACGCCACCAATCGCTACACGGTGAAGCAAATAGGAGACGCAGATAAAAAGATCAATGGCGTTTCTTTCATCGATGGGCCTGGAGCCAAGAGTAAGCGGTTTGAAATGAACGTTGTGGGTGGAGTTGGAGCTTCTTTTCAATGCGGCCCAGGATCGATTCTGTTAGATGCCCGATACAGCCTTGGCCTCACCGACAACACCAAATTCAAAGGGGAAAAACCCGGTGTTTGGAGCAAAACGACCAATCGAGGAATGACCTTTTCTTTAGGATACTCCGTGCCGCTTTCCTTTATG